Proteins from one Hirundo rustica isolate bHirRus1 chromosome 28, bHirRus1.pri.v3, whole genome shotgun sequence genomic window:
- the LETM2 gene encoding LETM1 domain-containing protein LETM2, mitochondrial, with product MAACGCNALLAAARASFRGCHLLAHSSPVYSPAVALVHLVDSQLTRTSRDPRTHPWPRHSCLGAALPRSPAHTLHTSTSPWQQLPGESQPHRSPGNQGAKPAKTLSKQILEAPAGKKSLRQKVVDELKHYYNGLHLLWTDTKVAARMVWRLLHGQVLTRRERRRLLRTCADLFRLVPFLVFVIVPFMEFLLPVFLKLFPEMLPSTFETESKREEKQKKKLNAKLELAKFLRETIAEMAKRNKADSGKGKQFSSYLHEIRHSGHQPSTQEIVRFSKLFEDELTLEHLERPQLVALCKLLELQPIGTNNLLRFQLLLRLRSIKADDEMIAKEGVDGLSVSELQSACRARGMRSLGLTEEQLKEQLGQWLDLHLKENVPSSLLLLSRALYLIDLKPQSVPIPQNKTGEAAGVMTSMLEGQETLLDPAPVVQGRKNEEFVSQPRENLPFSEASVKPPPRETKMEASQSSKAGANGA from the exons ATGGCTGCGTGCGGCTGTAACGCGCTCCTGGCCGCGGCCAGGGCCAG TTTCAGGGGCTGCCACCTCCTGGCGCACTCCAGCCCTGTGTACTCTCCAGCCGTTGCTCTTGTCCATCTGGTGGATTCCCAGTTAACCCGGACTTCAAGAGACCCCAGAACCCACCCCTGGCCACGCCACTCCTGTCTGGGCGCTGCCCTGCCTCGCTCACCTGCCCACACCTTGCACACCTCCACCagcccatggcagcagctgccaggtgaATCCCAGCCCCACCGAAGCCCCGGAAACCAGGGAGCTAAACCTGCTAAAACTCTGAGCAAGCAGATCCTAGAGGCTCCTGCGGGAAAAAAGTCCTTGCGACAAAAAGTTGTGGATGAGCTGAAGCATTACTACAATGGGTTGCACCTACTCTGGACTGACACCAAGGTGGCTGCCAGGATGGTGTGGAGGCTGCTCCACGGGCAGGTGCTCACCAGGAGGGAGAGGCGAAGG CTGCTGAGAACCTGTGCAGATCTCTTCCGGCTGGTTCCCTTCCTGGTGTTTGTCATTGTCCCCTTCATGGAGTTTCTGTTGCCTGTGTTCCTGAAGCTCTTCCCTGAGATGCTGCCCTCGACGTTTGAGACGGAGTCGAAAAGG gaagaaaagcagaagaagaagTTGAATGCAAAGCTGGAGTTAGCCAAGTTTCTGCGGGAGACCATTGCAGAGATGGCCAAAAGGAACAAAGCAGActcaggaaaagggaaacagtTCTCCTCTTACCTGCACGAG ATCCGTCACAGCGGCCACCAGCCCAGCACGCAGGAGATCGTGCGCTTCTCCAAGCTCTTCGAGGACGAGCTGACCCTGGAGCACCTGGAGAGGCCTCAGCTGGTGGCTCTGTGcaagctgctggagctgcagcccatcGGCACCAACAACCTGCTgcgcttccagctgctgctgcggcTGCGCAGCATCAAGGCCGATGACGAG ATGATTGCCAAGGAAGGAGTCGATGGCCTGAGCGTGTCGGAGCTGCAGAGCGCCTGCAGGGCCAGAGGGATGCGCTCACTGGGGCtcactgaggagcagctgaaggagcagctTGGGCAG TGGCTGGATCTGCATTTAAAGGAGAATGTTCCTTCTTCTCTCCTCCTGCTTTCCCGTGCCTTGTACTTAATAGACCTGAAGCCACAATCCGTTCCCATTCCACAGAACAAG AcaggggaagctgctggagtgaTGACATCCATGCTCGAAGGTCAGGAGACCCTCCTGGATCCTGCCCCTGTTGTACAAGGAAGAAAG AATGAAGAGTTTGTGTCCCAGCCAAGAGAGAATTTGCCGTTCTCAGAAGCGTCAGTGAAGCCTCCCCCACGAGAG ACCAAAATGGAAGCATCCCAGAGCAGCAAGGCCGGTGCCAACGGAGCCTAA
- the FGFR1 gene encoding fibroblast growth factor receptor 1 isoform X2 produces the protein MFTWRCLILWAVLVAAALSAARPAPTLPDQALPKAKIEVESYSAHPGELLQLRCRLRDDVQSINWVRDGIQLAENNRTRITGEEVEVRDVVPEDSGLYACMTNSPSGSETTYFSVNVSDALPSAEDDDDEDDSSSEEKEADNTKPNQAIAPYWTYPEKMEKKLHAVPAAKTVKFKCPSSGTPNPTLRWLKNGKEFKPDHRIGGYKVRQATWSIIMDSVVPSDKGNYTCIVENKYGSINHTYQLDVVERSPHRPILQAGLPANKTVALGSNVEFVCKVYSDPQPHIQWLKHIEVNGSKIGPDNLPYVQILKTAGVNTTDKEMEVLHLRNVSFEDAGEYTCLAGNSIGISHHSAWLTVLEAIEDTPAMMTSPFYLEIIIYCIGAFLISCMVVTIIIYKLKSTTKKTDFNSQLAVHKLAKSIPLRRQVSADSSSSMNSGVMLVRPSRLSSSGTPMLAGVSEYELPEDPRWELPRDRLILGKPLGEGCFGQVVLAEAIGLDKDKPNRVTKVAVKMLKSDATEKDLSDLISEMEMMKMIGKHKNIINLLGACTQDGPLYVIVEYASKGNLREYLQARRPPGMEYCYNPARVPEEQLSFKDLVSCAYQVARGMEYLASKKCIHRDLAARNVLVTEDNVMKIADFGLARDIHHIDYYKKTTNGRLPVKWMAPEALFDRIYTHQSDVWSFGVLLWEIFTLGGSPYPGVPVEELFKLLKEGHRMDKPSNCTNELYMMMRDCWHAVPSQRPTFKQLVEDLDRIVAMTSNQEYLDLSMPLDQYSPGFPDTRSSTCSSGEDSVFSHDPLPDEPCLPKLPPQHSNGGLKRH, from the exons ccctgcccaaaGCAAAAATCGAAGTGGAGTCCTACTCAGCCCACCCCGGCGAGCTCCTCCAGCTGCGCTGCCGGCTGCGGGACGACGTGCAGAGCATCAACTGGGTGCGCGATGGCATCCAGCTGGCCGAGAACAACCGCACGCGCATCACCGGCGAGGAGGTAGAGGTCAGGGACGTGGTGCCCGAGGACTCGGGGCTCTACGCCTGCATGACCAACAGCCCCTCGGGCAGCGAGACCACCTACTTCTCCGTGAACGTCTCAG ACGCTCTCCCCTCGGcagaggatgatgatgatgaagatgattCCTCGTCGGAGGAGAAGGAGGCGGATAACACCAAGCCGAACC AGGCCATCGCTCCATACTGGACCTATCCCGAGAAGATGGAGAAGAAGCTCCACGCTGTCCCCGCTGCCAAAACAGTGAAATTCAAATGTCCTTCGAGCGGGACACCCAACCCCACGCTGCGCTGGCTGAAGAACGGCAAAGAGTTCAAACCTGACCACCGCATCGGGGGGTACAAG GTCCGCCAGGCGACCTGGAGCATCATCATGGACTCTGTGGTGCCGTCCGATAAGGGCAACTACACCTGCATCGTGGAGAACAAGTACGGCAGCATCAACCACACCTACCAGCTGGATGTCGTGG AGCGATCCCCGCACCGGCCCatcctgcaggcagggctgcccgCCAACAAGACAGTGGCCCTGGGCAGCAACGTGGAGTTTGTCTGCAAGGTCTACAGCGACCCTCAGCCCCACATCCAGTGGCTGAAGCACATTGAGGTGAACGGCAGCAAGATCGGCCCCGACAACCTGCCCTACGTGCAGATCCTGAAG acGGCTGGCGTTAACACGACAGACAAAGAAATGGAAGTCCTTCACTTAAGGAATGTCTCATTTGAGGATGCTGGGGAGTATACATGTTTGGCGGGTAATTCTATTGGGATCTCCCATCACTCTGCATGGTTGACAGTTCTCGAAG CCATTGAAGACACCCCAGCCATGATGACTTCTCCCTTCTACCTGGAGATCATCATCTACTGCATCGGAGCCTTCCTCATCTCCTGCATGGTGGTGACCATCATCATCTACAAGCTCAAGAGCACCACCAAGAAGACGGACTTCAACAGCCAGCTGGCCGTGCACAAGCTGGCCAAGAGCATCCCCCTGCGCAGACAG GTGTCGGCCGACTCCAGCTCCTCCATGAACTCGGGCGTGATGCTGGTGCGGCCCTCGCGCCTCTCCTCCAGCGGCACCCCCATGCTGGCCGGCGTCTCCGAGTACGAGCTGCCCGAGGACCcgcgctgggagctgccccgggACAG GCTGATCCTGGGCAAGCCTCTGGGAGAAGGCTGCTTCGGCCAGGTGGTGCTGGCAGAAGCCATCGGCCTGGACAAGGACAAGCCCAACCGTGTGACCAAGGTGGCGGTGAAGATGCTCAAGT CCGACGCCACGGAGAAGGACCTGTCTGACCTCATCTCTGAGATGGAGATGATGAAGATGATTGGCAAGCACAAGAACATCATCAACCTGCTGGGAGCCTGCACGCAGGATG GACCCCTCTACGTGATCGTGGAATACGCCAGCAAGGGAAACCTGCGGGAGTACCTGCAGGCGCGGCGGCCCCCGGGCATGGAGTACTGCTACAACCCCGCCCGCGTGCCCGAGGAGCAGCTCTCCTTCAAGGACCTGGTCTCCTGTGCGTACCAGGTGGCACGGGGCATGGAGTACCTGGCCTCCAAGAAG TGCATCCACAGGGACCTGGCAGCCAGGAACGTGCTGGTGACAGAGGACAACGTGATGAAGATCGCTGACTTTGGGCTGGCCCGTGACATCCACCACATCGATTACTACAAGAAGACGACAAAC GGTCGCCTGCCGGTGAAGTGGATGGCCCCCGAGGCTCTCTTTGACCGAATCTACACCCACCAGAGTGACGT GTGGTCCTTCggggtgctgctgtgggagatTTTCACGCTGGGTGGGTCACCCTACCCCGGAGTGCCCGTTGAGGAGCTCTTCAAGCTGCTGAAGGAAGGTCACAGGATGGACAAGCCCAGCAACTGCACCAACGAGCT gtaCATGATGATGCGGGATTGCTGGCACGCCGTCCCTTCCCAGAGACCCACCTTCAAGCAGCTGGTGGAGGACCTGGACAGGATCGTGGCCATGACCTCCAACCAG GAGTACCTGGACCTCTCCATGCCGCTGGATCAGTATTCTCCTGGCTTCCCGGACACCCGCAGCTCCACCTGCTCCTCGGGAGAGGACTCTGTTTTTTCCCACGACCCGCTCCCCGATGAGCCGTGCCTTCCCAAGCTCCCCCCGCAGCACAGCAATGGTGGACTGAAGCGACACTGA
- the FGFR1 gene encoding fibroblast growth factor receptor 1 isoform X1, whose protein sequence is MFTWRCLILWAVLVAAALSAARPAPTLPDQALPKAKIEVESYSAHPGELLQLRCRLRDDVQSINWVRDGIQLAENNRTRITGEEVEVRDVVPEDSGLYACMTNSPSGSETTYFSVNVSDALPSAEDDDDEDDSSSEEKEADNTKPNQAIAPYWTYPEKMEKKLHAVPAAKTVKFKCPSSGTPNPTLRWLKNGKEFKPDHRIGGYKVRQATWSIIMDSVVPSDKGNYTCIVENKYGSINHTYQLDVVERSPHRPILQAGLPANKTVALGSNVEFVCKVYSDPQPHIQWLKHIEVNGSKIGPDNLPYVQILKTAGVNTTDKEMEVLHLRNVSFEDAGEYTCLAGNSIGISHHSAWLTVLEAIEDTPAMMTSPFYLEIIIYCIGAFLISCMVVTIIIYKLKSTTKKTDFNSQLAVHKLAKSIPLRRQVTVSADSSSSMNSGVMLVRPSRLSSSGTPMLAGVSEYELPEDPRWELPRDRLILGKPLGEGCFGQVVLAEAIGLDKDKPNRVTKVAVKMLKSDATEKDLSDLISEMEMMKMIGKHKNIINLLGACTQDGPLYVIVEYASKGNLREYLQARRPPGMEYCYNPARVPEEQLSFKDLVSCAYQVARGMEYLASKKCIHRDLAARNVLVTEDNVMKIADFGLARDIHHIDYYKKTTNGRLPVKWMAPEALFDRIYTHQSDVWSFGVLLWEIFTLGGSPYPGVPVEELFKLLKEGHRMDKPSNCTNELYMMMRDCWHAVPSQRPTFKQLVEDLDRIVAMTSNQEYLDLSMPLDQYSPGFPDTRSSTCSSGEDSVFSHDPLPDEPCLPKLPPQHSNGGLKRH, encoded by the exons ccctgcccaaaGCAAAAATCGAAGTGGAGTCCTACTCAGCCCACCCCGGCGAGCTCCTCCAGCTGCGCTGCCGGCTGCGGGACGACGTGCAGAGCATCAACTGGGTGCGCGATGGCATCCAGCTGGCCGAGAACAACCGCACGCGCATCACCGGCGAGGAGGTAGAGGTCAGGGACGTGGTGCCCGAGGACTCGGGGCTCTACGCCTGCATGACCAACAGCCCCTCGGGCAGCGAGACCACCTACTTCTCCGTGAACGTCTCAG ACGCTCTCCCCTCGGcagaggatgatgatgatgaagatgattCCTCGTCGGAGGAGAAGGAGGCGGATAACACCAAGCCGAACC AGGCCATCGCTCCATACTGGACCTATCCCGAGAAGATGGAGAAGAAGCTCCACGCTGTCCCCGCTGCCAAAACAGTGAAATTCAAATGTCCTTCGAGCGGGACACCCAACCCCACGCTGCGCTGGCTGAAGAACGGCAAAGAGTTCAAACCTGACCACCGCATCGGGGGGTACAAG GTCCGCCAGGCGACCTGGAGCATCATCATGGACTCTGTGGTGCCGTCCGATAAGGGCAACTACACCTGCATCGTGGAGAACAAGTACGGCAGCATCAACCACACCTACCAGCTGGATGTCGTGG AGCGATCCCCGCACCGGCCCatcctgcaggcagggctgcccgCCAACAAGACAGTGGCCCTGGGCAGCAACGTGGAGTTTGTCTGCAAGGTCTACAGCGACCCTCAGCCCCACATCCAGTGGCTGAAGCACATTGAGGTGAACGGCAGCAAGATCGGCCCCGACAACCTGCCCTACGTGCAGATCCTGAAG acGGCTGGCGTTAACACGACAGACAAAGAAATGGAAGTCCTTCACTTAAGGAATGTCTCATTTGAGGATGCTGGGGAGTATACATGTTTGGCGGGTAATTCTATTGGGATCTCCCATCACTCTGCATGGTTGACAGTTCTCGAAG CCATTGAAGACACCCCAGCCATGATGACTTCTCCCTTCTACCTGGAGATCATCATCTACTGCATCGGAGCCTTCCTCATCTCCTGCATGGTGGTGACCATCATCATCTACAAGCTCAAGAGCACCACCAAGAAGACGGACTTCAACAGCCAGCTGGCCGTGCACAAGCTGGCCAAGAGCATCCCCCTGCGCAGACAGGTAACAG TGTCGGCCGACTCCAGCTCCTCCATGAACTCGGGCGTGATGCTGGTGCGGCCCTCGCGCCTCTCCTCCAGCGGCACCCCCATGCTGGCCGGCGTCTCCGAGTACGAGCTGCCCGAGGACCcgcgctgggagctgccccgggACAG GCTGATCCTGGGCAAGCCTCTGGGAGAAGGCTGCTTCGGCCAGGTGGTGCTGGCAGAAGCCATCGGCCTGGACAAGGACAAGCCCAACCGTGTGACCAAGGTGGCGGTGAAGATGCTCAAGT CCGACGCCACGGAGAAGGACCTGTCTGACCTCATCTCTGAGATGGAGATGATGAAGATGATTGGCAAGCACAAGAACATCATCAACCTGCTGGGAGCCTGCACGCAGGATG GACCCCTCTACGTGATCGTGGAATACGCCAGCAAGGGAAACCTGCGGGAGTACCTGCAGGCGCGGCGGCCCCCGGGCATGGAGTACTGCTACAACCCCGCCCGCGTGCCCGAGGAGCAGCTCTCCTTCAAGGACCTGGTCTCCTGTGCGTACCAGGTGGCACGGGGCATGGAGTACCTGGCCTCCAAGAAG TGCATCCACAGGGACCTGGCAGCCAGGAACGTGCTGGTGACAGAGGACAACGTGATGAAGATCGCTGACTTTGGGCTGGCCCGTGACATCCACCACATCGATTACTACAAGAAGACGACAAAC GGTCGCCTGCCGGTGAAGTGGATGGCCCCCGAGGCTCTCTTTGACCGAATCTACACCCACCAGAGTGACGT GTGGTCCTTCggggtgctgctgtgggagatTTTCACGCTGGGTGGGTCACCCTACCCCGGAGTGCCCGTTGAGGAGCTCTTCAAGCTGCTGAAGGAAGGTCACAGGATGGACAAGCCCAGCAACTGCACCAACGAGCT gtaCATGATGATGCGGGATTGCTGGCACGCCGTCCCTTCCCAGAGACCCACCTTCAAGCAGCTGGTGGAGGACCTGGACAGGATCGTGGCCATGACCTCCAACCAG GAGTACCTGGACCTCTCCATGCCGCTGGATCAGTATTCTCCTGGCTTCCCGGACACCCGCAGCTCCACCTGCTCCTCGGGAGAGGACTCTGTTTTTTCCCACGACCCGCTCCCCGATGAGCCGTGCCTTCCCAAGCTCCCCCCGCAGCACAGCAATGGTGGACTGAAGCGACACTGA
- the FGFR1 gene encoding fibroblast growth factor receptor 1 isoform X4 — MFTWRCLILWAVLVAAALSAARPAPTLPDQDALPSAEDDDDEDDSSSEEKEADNTKPNQAIAPYWTYPEKMEKKLHAVPAAKTVKFKCPSSGTPNPTLRWLKNGKEFKPDHRIGGYKVRQATWSIIMDSVVPSDKGNYTCIVENKYGSINHTYQLDVVERSPHRPILQAGLPANKTVALGSNVEFVCKVYSDPQPHIQWLKHIEVNGSKIGPDNLPYVQILKTAGVNTTDKEMEVLHLRNVSFEDAGEYTCLAGNSIGISHHSAWLTVLEAIEDTPAMMTSPFYLEIIIYCIGAFLISCMVVTIIIYKLKSTTKKTDFNSQLAVHKLAKSIPLRRQVSADSSSSMNSGVMLVRPSRLSSSGTPMLAGVSEYELPEDPRWELPRDRLILGKPLGEGCFGQVVLAEAIGLDKDKPNRVTKVAVKMLKSDATEKDLSDLISEMEMMKMIGKHKNIINLLGACTQDGPLYVIVEYASKGNLREYLQARRPPGMEYCYNPARVPEEQLSFKDLVSCAYQVARGMEYLASKKCIHRDLAARNVLVTEDNVMKIADFGLARDIHHIDYYKKTTNGRLPVKWMAPEALFDRIYTHQSDVWSFGVLLWEIFTLGGSPYPGVPVEELFKLLKEGHRMDKPSNCTNELYMMMRDCWHAVPSQRPTFKQLVEDLDRIVAMTSNQEYLDLSMPLDQYSPGFPDTRSSTCSSGEDSVFSHDPLPDEPCLPKLPPQHSNGGLKRH; from the exons ACGCTCTCCCCTCGGcagaggatgatgatgatgaagatgattCCTCGTCGGAGGAGAAGGAGGCGGATAACACCAAGCCGAACC AGGCCATCGCTCCATACTGGACCTATCCCGAGAAGATGGAGAAGAAGCTCCACGCTGTCCCCGCTGCCAAAACAGTGAAATTCAAATGTCCTTCGAGCGGGACACCCAACCCCACGCTGCGCTGGCTGAAGAACGGCAAAGAGTTCAAACCTGACCACCGCATCGGGGGGTACAAG GTCCGCCAGGCGACCTGGAGCATCATCATGGACTCTGTGGTGCCGTCCGATAAGGGCAACTACACCTGCATCGTGGAGAACAAGTACGGCAGCATCAACCACACCTACCAGCTGGATGTCGTGG AGCGATCCCCGCACCGGCCCatcctgcaggcagggctgcccgCCAACAAGACAGTGGCCCTGGGCAGCAACGTGGAGTTTGTCTGCAAGGTCTACAGCGACCCTCAGCCCCACATCCAGTGGCTGAAGCACATTGAGGTGAACGGCAGCAAGATCGGCCCCGACAACCTGCCCTACGTGCAGATCCTGAAG acGGCTGGCGTTAACACGACAGACAAAGAAATGGAAGTCCTTCACTTAAGGAATGTCTCATTTGAGGATGCTGGGGAGTATACATGTTTGGCGGGTAATTCTATTGGGATCTCCCATCACTCTGCATGGTTGACAGTTCTCGAAG CCATTGAAGACACCCCAGCCATGATGACTTCTCCCTTCTACCTGGAGATCATCATCTACTGCATCGGAGCCTTCCTCATCTCCTGCATGGTGGTGACCATCATCATCTACAAGCTCAAGAGCACCACCAAGAAGACGGACTTCAACAGCCAGCTGGCCGTGCACAAGCTGGCCAAGAGCATCCCCCTGCGCAGACAG GTGTCGGCCGACTCCAGCTCCTCCATGAACTCGGGCGTGATGCTGGTGCGGCCCTCGCGCCTCTCCTCCAGCGGCACCCCCATGCTGGCCGGCGTCTCCGAGTACGAGCTGCCCGAGGACCcgcgctgggagctgccccgggACAG GCTGATCCTGGGCAAGCCTCTGGGAGAAGGCTGCTTCGGCCAGGTGGTGCTGGCAGAAGCCATCGGCCTGGACAAGGACAAGCCCAACCGTGTGACCAAGGTGGCGGTGAAGATGCTCAAGT CCGACGCCACGGAGAAGGACCTGTCTGACCTCATCTCTGAGATGGAGATGATGAAGATGATTGGCAAGCACAAGAACATCATCAACCTGCTGGGAGCCTGCACGCAGGATG GACCCCTCTACGTGATCGTGGAATACGCCAGCAAGGGAAACCTGCGGGAGTACCTGCAGGCGCGGCGGCCCCCGGGCATGGAGTACTGCTACAACCCCGCCCGCGTGCCCGAGGAGCAGCTCTCCTTCAAGGACCTGGTCTCCTGTGCGTACCAGGTGGCACGGGGCATGGAGTACCTGGCCTCCAAGAAG TGCATCCACAGGGACCTGGCAGCCAGGAACGTGCTGGTGACAGAGGACAACGTGATGAAGATCGCTGACTTTGGGCTGGCCCGTGACATCCACCACATCGATTACTACAAGAAGACGACAAAC GGTCGCCTGCCGGTGAAGTGGATGGCCCCCGAGGCTCTCTTTGACCGAATCTACACCCACCAGAGTGACGT GTGGTCCTTCggggtgctgctgtgggagatTTTCACGCTGGGTGGGTCACCCTACCCCGGAGTGCCCGTTGAGGAGCTCTTCAAGCTGCTGAAGGAAGGTCACAGGATGGACAAGCCCAGCAACTGCACCAACGAGCT gtaCATGATGATGCGGGATTGCTGGCACGCCGTCCCTTCCCAGAGACCCACCTTCAAGCAGCTGGTGGAGGACCTGGACAGGATCGTGGCCATGACCTCCAACCAG GAGTACCTGGACCTCTCCATGCCGCTGGATCAGTATTCTCCTGGCTTCCCGGACACCCGCAGCTCCACCTGCTCCTCGGGAGAGGACTCTGTTTTTTCCCACGACCCGCTCCCCGATGAGCCGTGCCTTCCCAAGCTCCCCCCGCAGCACAGCAATGGTGGACTGAAGCGACACTGA
- the FGFR1 gene encoding fibroblast growth factor receptor 1 isoform X3, which produces MFTWRCLILWAVLVAAALSAARPAPTLPDQDALPSAEDDDDEDDSSSEEKEADNTKPNQAIAPYWTYPEKMEKKLHAVPAAKTVKFKCPSSGTPNPTLRWLKNGKEFKPDHRIGGYKVRQATWSIIMDSVVPSDKGNYTCIVENKYGSINHTYQLDVVERSPHRPILQAGLPANKTVALGSNVEFVCKVYSDPQPHIQWLKHIEVNGSKIGPDNLPYVQILKTAGVNTTDKEMEVLHLRNVSFEDAGEYTCLAGNSIGISHHSAWLTVLEAIEDTPAMMTSPFYLEIIIYCIGAFLISCMVVTIIIYKLKSTTKKTDFNSQLAVHKLAKSIPLRRQVTVSADSSSSMNSGVMLVRPSRLSSSGTPMLAGVSEYELPEDPRWELPRDRLILGKPLGEGCFGQVVLAEAIGLDKDKPNRVTKVAVKMLKSDATEKDLSDLISEMEMMKMIGKHKNIINLLGACTQDGPLYVIVEYASKGNLREYLQARRPPGMEYCYNPARVPEEQLSFKDLVSCAYQVARGMEYLASKKCIHRDLAARNVLVTEDNVMKIADFGLARDIHHIDYYKKTTNGRLPVKWMAPEALFDRIYTHQSDVWSFGVLLWEIFTLGGSPYPGVPVEELFKLLKEGHRMDKPSNCTNELYMMMRDCWHAVPSQRPTFKQLVEDLDRIVAMTSNQEYLDLSMPLDQYSPGFPDTRSSTCSSGEDSVFSHDPLPDEPCLPKLPPQHSNGGLKRH; this is translated from the exons ACGCTCTCCCCTCGGcagaggatgatgatgatgaagatgattCCTCGTCGGAGGAGAAGGAGGCGGATAACACCAAGCCGAACC AGGCCATCGCTCCATACTGGACCTATCCCGAGAAGATGGAGAAGAAGCTCCACGCTGTCCCCGCTGCCAAAACAGTGAAATTCAAATGTCCTTCGAGCGGGACACCCAACCCCACGCTGCGCTGGCTGAAGAACGGCAAAGAGTTCAAACCTGACCACCGCATCGGGGGGTACAAG GTCCGCCAGGCGACCTGGAGCATCATCATGGACTCTGTGGTGCCGTCCGATAAGGGCAACTACACCTGCATCGTGGAGAACAAGTACGGCAGCATCAACCACACCTACCAGCTGGATGTCGTGG AGCGATCCCCGCACCGGCCCatcctgcaggcagggctgcccgCCAACAAGACAGTGGCCCTGGGCAGCAACGTGGAGTTTGTCTGCAAGGTCTACAGCGACCCTCAGCCCCACATCCAGTGGCTGAAGCACATTGAGGTGAACGGCAGCAAGATCGGCCCCGACAACCTGCCCTACGTGCAGATCCTGAAG acGGCTGGCGTTAACACGACAGACAAAGAAATGGAAGTCCTTCACTTAAGGAATGTCTCATTTGAGGATGCTGGGGAGTATACATGTTTGGCGGGTAATTCTATTGGGATCTCCCATCACTCTGCATGGTTGACAGTTCTCGAAG CCATTGAAGACACCCCAGCCATGATGACTTCTCCCTTCTACCTGGAGATCATCATCTACTGCATCGGAGCCTTCCTCATCTCCTGCATGGTGGTGACCATCATCATCTACAAGCTCAAGAGCACCACCAAGAAGACGGACTTCAACAGCCAGCTGGCCGTGCACAAGCTGGCCAAGAGCATCCCCCTGCGCAGACAGGTAACAG TGTCGGCCGACTCCAGCTCCTCCATGAACTCGGGCGTGATGCTGGTGCGGCCCTCGCGCCTCTCCTCCAGCGGCACCCCCATGCTGGCCGGCGTCTCCGAGTACGAGCTGCCCGAGGACCcgcgctgggagctgccccgggACAG GCTGATCCTGGGCAAGCCTCTGGGAGAAGGCTGCTTCGGCCAGGTGGTGCTGGCAGAAGCCATCGGCCTGGACAAGGACAAGCCCAACCGTGTGACCAAGGTGGCGGTGAAGATGCTCAAGT CCGACGCCACGGAGAAGGACCTGTCTGACCTCATCTCTGAGATGGAGATGATGAAGATGATTGGCAAGCACAAGAACATCATCAACCTGCTGGGAGCCTGCACGCAGGATG GACCCCTCTACGTGATCGTGGAATACGCCAGCAAGGGAAACCTGCGGGAGTACCTGCAGGCGCGGCGGCCCCCGGGCATGGAGTACTGCTACAACCCCGCCCGCGTGCCCGAGGAGCAGCTCTCCTTCAAGGACCTGGTCTCCTGTGCGTACCAGGTGGCACGGGGCATGGAGTACCTGGCCTCCAAGAAG TGCATCCACAGGGACCTGGCAGCCAGGAACGTGCTGGTGACAGAGGACAACGTGATGAAGATCGCTGACTTTGGGCTGGCCCGTGACATCCACCACATCGATTACTACAAGAAGACGACAAAC GGTCGCCTGCCGGTGAAGTGGATGGCCCCCGAGGCTCTCTTTGACCGAATCTACACCCACCAGAGTGACGT GTGGTCCTTCggggtgctgctgtgggagatTTTCACGCTGGGTGGGTCACCCTACCCCGGAGTGCCCGTTGAGGAGCTCTTCAAGCTGCTGAAGGAAGGTCACAGGATGGACAAGCCCAGCAACTGCACCAACGAGCT gtaCATGATGATGCGGGATTGCTGGCACGCCGTCCCTTCCCAGAGACCCACCTTCAAGCAGCTGGTGGAGGACCTGGACAGGATCGTGGCCATGACCTCCAACCAG GAGTACCTGGACCTCTCCATGCCGCTGGATCAGTATTCTCCTGGCTTCCCGGACACCCGCAGCTCCACCTGCTCCTCGGGAGAGGACTCTGTTTTTTCCCACGACCCGCTCCCCGATGAGCCGTGCCTTCCCAAGCTCCCCCCGCAGCACAGCAATGGTGGACTGAAGCGACACTGA